The genomic stretch TTGCTAGACATGGCTGCGTCATCTTCTGTGGTAATCTTGGTCTCACGCCTGGCCCCAAGCTTGACACCGCCTCCTGTTGTTGATGATGAATCGTCTGAGTCTTCGGCCTCTTCTTCCATGTCGTTGAAATCGGCGGCGTCGGGGTATGAACTCCGGAAGTCGTAGAATTCGCCAATCTCAACAAGTTCAATATCGGAGTCGAAGGCAATCATGCAGTGACCGCGATCCCGCATGTGGGTTTGGATACCCGAGGCAGTATGTAGCATCTTGTGGCACTTCAAGCACTCGTTGCGGACATGAACCTTTTCGTGTAGGTACTTGATGAGCTCCTCGGGTTGCGCAAGGAATTCCTTTTCTGGTATGAACATGCCATGGAAGCGTCCCATATGGGCGATGTTGAGCTGGAAGTTGGGGGATTTGTAGTTGCAAAACAAGCAATCTAGGAGGGGATCGCTGGCGGGCTTGTTGGATGTAGCTACCGAGCTCTTGTCATCATCGGCGGTAGCAGACTGAGATGCTGGTGTGTCTTCCTCTATGCTGGTGTTCTTCATGCCATCTACGACAGTAGACAGATCCTTGTCGGCGTCTCCATTCACGGTGGTCGTTTCCGACTCAGCCATCGACTCTCCTAGCGAAAAGGCAGAGCTAACCATAGAACCAGTCACTGAGGCGGCATCATCCAGTTGTGCGCCCTTGCCCGACTTGGCCATGTTCATGCGATGCTTCTGGCTGTTCAAGTGGTTGTTGTAGGCATTCTCGCTAAAGTACGTCTTTTGGCATGGCGAGCAAACCTTCTCAAACGAGGCCTTTGCGGCAGTCGCGGCAGCGGTGGCTTTGTTGGCGAGAACCTTCTCGGTGAAGATCTCGGAGGACAAGGGCGGGAGGGAGGCAACGCGACGCTTGAGGTTGTAGCGATGCCAGTCGGTTTGCATATGCGCCCGCTGCAACTCGCTCGATCGAAATGCGACTTGGCATGTGTTACAAGTGAAGGGGTGGGTAGACTGGATGTTAGCCTGGGTAGGGACCTGCGAAGCCATCTTTGTAGTTTATTCTCGGTCTTGTAGGTGGTCGTGGACTGGAAGGGAGGAATAGAAATAATTGGCGACCAGGTGGGGTTGAGTGTGGGATGCGGTTTGCGGTAGCGTGGAAGGAATCGGCCTCTTA from Pyrenophora tritici-repentis strain M4 chromosome 1, whole genome shotgun sequence encodes the following:
- a CDS encoding zinc finger protein 622; translation: MASQVPTQANIQSTHPFTCNTCQVAFRSSELQRAHMQTDWHRYNLKRRVASLPPLSSEIFTEKVLANKATAAATAAKASFEKVCSPCQKTYFSENAYNNHLNSQKHRMNMAKSGKGAQLDDAASVTGSMVSSAFSLGESMAESETTTVNGDADKDLSTVVDGMKNTSIEEDTPASQSATADDDKSSVATSNKPASDPLLDCLFCNYKSPNFQLNIAHMGRFHGMFIPEKEFLAQPEELIKYLHEKVHVRNECLKCHKMLHTASGIQTHMRDRGHCMIAFDSDIELVEIGEFYDFRSSYPDAADFNDMEEEAEDSDDSSSTTGGGVKLGARRETKITTEDDAAMSSNAEEDAGWETDSTVSSVPTDEITAVPIDRTHRHKSLSKSKHHNHADPRPHRAADGFHSHAHHTPQAVYYDEYELHLPSGRTAGHRSLNKYYRQNLRNYPGVAERMEEAQRLAIPGAITAGDEEDEDEDGDTPMDGEQTDGRQLQVRGRRDRKQQLMSRANGGTGMLGVTDSKKKEIAAVEKRDRQKEQRARTRYQAGNEKRHNFQKHFRDPLLQ